One window of Nocardioides dongkuii genomic DNA carries:
- a CDS encoding DEAD/DEAH box helicase family protein, giving the protein MTSNFDFIQGEWPQTHADCARAEGYLTSDPRTACIYARRAAEQLVGLIYDVDRLPMPYKNDLAARINQAEFRNRVGVGIGQKLNLIRSLGNKAVHDTQPIPAKAAVDVLRELHHVVLWTAFRYSTNPASVPTGAVFDLSAAGKYAPLSRSDVVKLAEKFRAQDDAHATALAERDDLAAAKDVEIEKLRAQIKAAQAANTLPDTRDYSEAKTRELIIDELLREAGWLLTEDRDREFEVMGMPNEKNTGYVDYVLWGADGLPLAVVEAKRTTIEPAVGQQQAKLYADCLEQMTGRRPVVFYTNGYQTWLWDDAAGYPPRKVEGFFTAAELELMVGRRTGRLPLVTATISKEIVGRHYQQRAIRAVGDALTAKQRDALLVMATGSGKTRVTIALVDQLMRAGWVKRVLFLADRTALVRQAANAFKTHLPNVTTVNLVTEKNNDGRVYVSTYPTMLNLINDIDSGRRMFGPGYFDLVVIDEAHRSVYQKYGAIFSWFDSLLVGLTATPKDEVDRNTYGLFNLEDGVPTDAYSLDEAVAEGYLVPPVGVSMSTKFLRQGIRYDELSEEEKDDWDSYEWSEDGEIPDAVSADELNRFLFNADTVDKVLAAVMKDGHKVAGGDRLGKTIIFAKNQKHAEFIEQRFNLAYPHYAGDFARVITHSVTYAQTLIEKFSMKDEAPHIAISVDMLDTGIDVPEVVNLVFFKAVRSKSKFWQMIGRGTRLCPDLYGPSEDKKNFYVFDVCGNLEYFSQDLPEVGGSVQKSLAERLFEARLGLVAALDHTSGDTEDEPEVGEGETSERGLRVDIAWSLHEVVAGMNVDNFLVRPAREWVETYAEWPSWKRLDTDRAGDIARHLAGLPSAHRDEDEDAKRFDLILLRLQLARLESDALTYERLRKQVQDISSALLGQTTIPSVKAQEQLLDQLAGDEWWVDATLPMLELARRRVRGLVRFVDSTKRAIVYSDFQDELGDASIVDLPGVLPGTNWERFRAKARAYLRDHEDHLALQRLRRNLQLTADDLTSLETMLLESGAGTETDIAKAREEAHGLGLFVRSLVGLDREAATAAFDRYLSDTSFSTNQLRFVQLIVEHLTANGVMEVARLYESPFTDHAPHGPDTLFTDDQVDDIVAILDDVRTHALPDVTVA; this is encoded by the coding sequence GTGACCAGCAACTTCGACTTCATCCAGGGCGAGTGGCCGCAGACGCACGCTGACTGTGCGCGGGCAGAGGGCTACCTGACCTCGGATCCGCGTACCGCGTGCATCTACGCGCGACGCGCTGCCGAGCAGTTGGTCGGCTTGATCTACGACGTGGATCGCCTGCCGATGCCGTACAAGAACGACCTCGCCGCTCGGATCAACCAGGCAGAGTTCCGCAACCGGGTCGGTGTGGGGATCGGGCAGAAGCTCAACCTGATCCGCAGTCTCGGCAACAAGGCTGTGCACGACACCCAGCCGATCCCGGCGAAGGCGGCTGTCGACGTCCTGAGGGAGCTCCACCACGTCGTGTTGTGGACTGCGTTCCGCTACTCCACGAACCCTGCCTCTGTGCCCACCGGCGCAGTGTTCGACCTGTCGGCGGCCGGGAAGTACGCGCCACTGAGCCGCTCCGACGTCGTCAAGCTCGCGGAGAAGTTCAGGGCCCAGGACGACGCACACGCGACGGCGTTGGCTGAGCGCGACGACCTGGCCGCGGCCAAGGACGTCGAGATCGAGAAGCTGCGGGCGCAGATCAAGGCGGCACAGGCTGCCAACACGTTGCCGGACACCCGGGATTACTCCGAGGCCAAGACCCGCGAGCTGATCATCGACGAGCTGCTCCGCGAGGCGGGGTGGCTACTTACCGAGGACCGGGACCGCGAGTTCGAGGTCATGGGCATGCCGAACGAGAAGAACACCGGCTATGTCGACTACGTGCTCTGGGGTGCAGACGGTCTGCCGCTGGCGGTGGTGGAGGCGAAGCGCACCACGATTGAGCCGGCGGTCGGCCAGCAGCAGGCCAAGCTCTACGCCGACTGCCTCGAGCAGATGACCGGCCGGCGCCCGGTGGTCTTCTACACCAACGGCTACCAGACCTGGCTCTGGGACGACGCCGCCGGCTACCCGCCCCGCAAGGTCGAGGGCTTCTTCACCGCAGCCGAGCTCGAGCTCATGGTGGGACGCCGCACCGGTCGTCTCCCACTGGTCACCGCGACGATCAGCAAGGAGATCGTCGGACGGCACTACCAACAGCGCGCCATCCGGGCCGTCGGGGACGCCTTGACCGCCAAGCAGCGCGACGCCCTGCTCGTGATGGCCACCGGGTCGGGGAAGACCCGCGTCACGATCGCGCTGGTCGACCAGCTCATGCGAGCCGGCTGGGTGAAGCGAGTGCTGTTCCTCGCCGACCGCACCGCGTTGGTCCGCCAGGCAGCGAATGCGTTCAAGACCCATCTGCCCAACGTCACGACCGTCAACCTGGTCACCGAGAAGAACAACGACGGCCGGGTCTACGTCTCGACCTACCCGACGATGCTCAACCTCATCAACGACATCGACAGCGGCCGACGCATGTTCGGACCCGGCTACTTCGACCTGGTCGTGATCGATGAGGCCCACCGGTCGGTTTACCAGAAGTACGGCGCGATCTTCTCCTGGTTCGACTCGCTCCTGGTGGGCCTGACCGCCACCCCCAAGGACGAGGTCGACCGCAACACCTACGGCCTGTTCAACCTCGAGGACGGCGTCCCCACCGACGCCTACAGCCTCGACGAGGCCGTGGCCGAGGGCTACCTCGTGCCCCCGGTGGGGGTGTCCATGTCCACCAAGTTCCTGCGCCAGGGGATCCGCTACGACGAGCTCTCCGAGGAGGAGAAGGACGACTGGGACTCCTACGAGTGGAGCGAGGACGGGGAGATCCCGGACGCGGTCAGCGCCGACGAGCTGAACCGGTTCCTGTTCAACGCCGACACCGTCGACAAGGTCTTGGCGGCCGTGATGAAGGACGGTCACAAGGTCGCCGGCGGCGACCGCCTGGGCAAGACCATCATCTTCGCCAAGAACCAGAAGCACGCGGAGTTCATCGAGCAGCGCTTCAACCTCGCCTATCCCCACTACGCCGGCGACTTCGCCCGCGTGATCACCCACTCGGTCACGTATGCCCAAACCCTGATCGAGAAGTTCTCGATGAAGGACGAGGCTCCGCACATCGCGATCTCCGTCGACATGCTCGACACCGGCATCGACGTCCCGGAGGTCGTCAACCTCGTTTTCTTCAAGGCCGTCCGGTCCAAGAGCAAGTTCTGGCAGATGATCGGGCGCGGCACCCGCCTGTGCCCCGACCTGTACGGGCCTAGCGAGGACAAGAAGAACTTCTACGTCTTCGACGTCTGCGGCAACCTCGAGTACTTCAGCCAAGACCTCCCCGAAGTCGGCGGCTCGGTGCAGAAGTCCCTCGCCGAGCGCCTCTTCGAGGCCCGCCTCGGACTGGTCGCGGCCCTCGACCACACCTCCGGTGACACCGAGGACGAGCCGGAGGTGGGGGAGGGCGAGACGTCTGAGCGCGGGCTTCGCGTCGACATCGCCTGGTCGCTCCACGAGGTGGTCGCCGGCATGAACGTCGACAACTTCCTGGTCCGCCCCGCTCGGGAGTGGGTCGAGACCTACGCGGAGTGGCCTTCGTGGAAGCGTCTCGACACCGACAGGGCCGGTGACATCGCCCGCCACCTGGCCGGGTTGCCCTCCGCCCACCGCGACGAGGACGAGGACGCCAAACGCTTCGACCTGATCCTGCTGCGTCTCCAACTCGCCCGCCTTGAGAGCGACGCCCTCACCTACGAACGACTGCGCAAGCAGGTCCAGGACATCAGCTCGGCCCTGCTCGGCCAGACCACCATCCCGTCGGTCAAGGCCCAAGAACAGCTCCTCGATCAGCTGGCCGGTGACGAGTGGTGGGTCGATGCGACCCTGCCGATGCTCGAGCTGGCCCGTCGACGGGTCCGGGGGCTGGTGCGGTTCGTCGACTCGACCAAACGTGCCATCGTCTACTCCGACTTCCAGGACGAGCTCGGCGACGCCAGCATCGTCGATCTCCCCGGTGTTCTGCCCGGCACCAACTGGGAACGTTTCCGCGCCAAGGCACGGGCCTACCTGCGCGATCACGAGGACCACCTCGCGTTGCAGCGTCTGCGCCGCAACCTCCAGCTCACCGCCGATGACCTCACCTCGCTGGAGACGATGCTGCTGGAGTCCGGCGCCGGCACCGAGACCGACATCGCCAAAGCTCGCGAGGAGGCCCACGGTCTCGGCCTCTTCGTCCGGTCCCTGGTGGGGCTGGACCGTGAAGCCGCGACCGCCGCGTTCGACCGCTACCTCTCCGACACCTCGTTCTCGACCAACCAGCTCCGCTTCGTTCAGCTGATCGTGGAGCACCTGACCGCCAACGGCGTGATGGAAGTCGCGAGGCTCTACGAGTCGCCGTTCACCGACCACGCCCCGCACGGCCCAGACACGCTCTTCACCGACGACCAGGTCGACGACATCGTGGCCATCCTCGACGATGTCAGAACGCACGCGCTGCCCGATGTCACCGTGGCCTGA
- a CDS encoding RusA family crossover junction endodeoxyribonuclease has translation MAGRPTGYSAGANEQVWKQATRAVFEGCVLPEGCRVQVEIDFLLAQDQFGRVEPDLDNLIKSTVDALEGVLGVRPGTGSRTETDDVRVDRIVASKRPARSGEHPGARIVVSELPEIPL, from the coding sequence GTGGCGGGCCGGCCCACCGGCTACTCCGCAGGCGCCAACGAGCAGGTCTGGAAGCAGGCCACTCGGGCGGTGTTCGAGGGTTGCGTGTTGCCCGAGGGCTGCCGGGTGCAGGTCGAGATCGACTTCCTCCTGGCGCAAGACCAATTCGGGCGGGTCGAGCCCGACCTGGACAACCTCATCAAGTCCACGGTCGATGCGCTGGAGGGTGTGCTCGGTGTCCGGCCCGGCACCGGTTCCCGTACGGAGACCGACGACGTCCGCGTAGACCGGATCGTTGCCTCGAAGCGACCGGCCCGCAGCGGGGAGCACCCCGGCGCCCGGATCGTGGTCTCCGAACTGCCCGAAATTCCCCTCTGA
- a CDS encoding endonuclease NucS, protein MPVEMRMWRIDGDEPKPLTTSVLPAEKDLHEFLKRDPSLLGERLLVIGSEVITPYGSRLDLLAIDDEGNLNLLELKRDKTPREVVAQVLDYGSWAATLSRDDIIDIATKHLDQPFEAAFEDVFGTAPPDELNGELSLTIVAADLDASSERIVNYLRDFGVPVNAVFFSYLEDDGRRYLARSWLTASDDETPTATTGSKKSKRAAWNGKDWYISFGGGDRVWDDARRFGFLSGGGAKMFSQDMRALPKDARVWVNVPPMRYVAVGRVLAPAWRFEDAQVRVAGNWMPLAVQSLQGSYPGDPATEDDNAEWVVPVEWIDARPLEAGFWEKGMFASQHSACKLRQEFTLARLAEHFDLDGDEE, encoded by the coding sequence ATGCCCGTCGAGATGAGGATGTGGCGGATCGACGGCGACGAGCCGAAGCCGCTGACGACCTCGGTACTCCCCGCAGAGAAGGACCTGCACGAGTTCCTCAAGCGCGACCCGTCCCTGCTTGGCGAGCGCTTGTTGGTCATCGGCAGCGAGGTGATCACGCCATACGGGTCACGTCTCGACCTGTTGGCGATCGACGACGAGGGCAATCTCAACCTGCTGGAGCTCAAGCGCGACAAGACTCCACGGGAGGTTGTCGCCCAGGTGCTCGACTACGGCTCGTGGGCCGCGACGCTATCCCGCGACGACATCATCGACATCGCAACCAAGCATCTCGACCAGCCGTTCGAGGCGGCGTTCGAGGACGTCTTCGGAACCGCACCGCCCGACGAGCTAAACGGTGAACTCAGCCTCACCATTGTGGCTGCCGATCTCGACGCCAGCTCGGAGCGGATCGTCAACTACCTTCGCGACTTCGGTGTGCCAGTCAACGCGGTCTTCTTCTCCTACCTCGAGGACGACGGCCGTCGCTACCTGGCCCGCTCCTGGCTGACCGCGTCGGATGACGAGACACCGACCGCCACCACGGGAAGCAAGAAGAGCAAGCGCGCCGCGTGGAACGGCAAGGACTGGTACATCTCCTTCGGCGGCGGTGACCGCGTGTGGGACGACGCCCGCCGGTTCGGCTTCCTCTCGGGTGGCGGCGCCAAGATGTTCTCGCAGGACATGCGGGCCCTGCCGAAGGACGCCCGCGTCTGGGTGAACGTCCCACCGATGCGCTACGTGGCGGTGGGACGGGTCTTGGCCCCTGCATGGCGCTTCGAGGATGCCCAGGTCCGCGTGGCCGGCAACTGGATGCCGCTGGCCGTCCAGTCGCTGCAAGGGTCCTACCCGGGCGATCCGGCGACCGAAGATGACAACGCCGAATGGGTCGTGCCGGTCGAGTGGATCGACGCTCGGCCCCTCGAGGCTGGGTTCTGGGAGAAGGGCATGTTCGCCAGCCAGCACAGCGCTTGCAAACTCCGCCAGGAGTTCACCCTCGCGCGACTCGCTGAGCACTTCGACCTCGACGGGGACGAGGAATGA
- a CDS encoding restriction endonuclease subunit S codes for MTTTLADVCTITMGQAPTGDSYNVRGEGLPLIAGAGDFNGQTLAPTKFTTKPGKVSKAGDIVLSIRASIGAKVWSDGEYCLGRGVAGLRPGSQLDDKYLWHWLTRYERELSSKGRGATFLQVNKTDIGKMPIQLPPLPEQRRIAAILDHADALRARRRQVLTHVDALGSAAFVERFGSHAELLPLGESLTFLTSGGRGWAKYYSDQGDRFIQSLDVQMGSISARDPVFVVPPDNAEAQRTRTAVGDVLLTITGSRIGRVAALPAALAGSFVSQHVAILRPDRQVMLPEFLAAMLALPSLGQHLIAGAQYGQTKPGLNFEQIRGFALPRQPLPEQRRFVDRLHRIASQRVAMTHAETSIAELFASLQSRAFRGEL; via the coding sequence GTGACCACGACCCTCGCAGACGTCTGCACGATCACGATGGGCCAGGCTCCCACGGGCGACTCATACAACGTTCGCGGCGAGGGTCTGCCCCTGATCGCTGGCGCTGGGGATTTCAACGGGCAGACACTCGCGCCAACGAAGTTCACGACGAAGCCTGGAAAGGTCTCCAAAGCGGGCGACATCGTCCTCAGCATCCGCGCCTCCATCGGGGCGAAGGTCTGGTCAGACGGCGAGTACTGCCTCGGCCGTGGTGTTGCCGGACTACGACCGGGTTCCCAGCTCGACGACAAGTACCTGTGGCACTGGCTCACACGTTACGAACGTGAACTTTCTTCGAAGGGGCGCGGCGCGACCTTCCTCCAGGTCAACAAGACCGACATCGGCAAGATGCCAATCCAACTCCCACCCCTTCCTGAGCAGCGCCGCATCGCCGCGATCCTCGACCACGCCGACGCCCTCCGCGCCAGGCGCCGCCAGGTCCTCACCCACGTCGATGCGCTCGGATCAGCGGCATTCGTGGAGCGTTTCGGCTCGCACGCTGAACTGCTCCCCCTCGGGGAGAGCCTCACCTTCCTAACGAGCGGTGGTCGAGGTTGGGCGAAGTACTACTCCGACCAAGGCGACCGGTTCATCCAGTCCCTGGACGTACAAATGGGTTCGATCAGTGCTCGCGACCCGGTGTTCGTCGTGCCGCCGGACAACGCCGAGGCGCAACGGACACGAACGGCCGTCGGGGATGTGCTGCTCACGATTACCGGTTCAAGGATCGGTCGCGTGGCTGCCCTGCCTGCCGCACTCGCAGGCTCATTCGTGAGCCAGCACGTTGCGATCCTCCGTCCAGACCGGCAGGTGATGCTGCCCGAGTTCCTTGCCGCAATGCTTGCTCTTCCTTCTCTCGGGCAGCACCTGATCGCGGGAGCGCAGTACGGTCAGACCAAGCCCGGTCTCAACTTCGAGCAGATTCGAGGATTCGCGCTGCCGAGGCAGCCACTCCCAGAGCAGCGGCGGTTCGTGGACCGCCTCCACCGGATTGCAAGCCAGCGAGTTGCTATGACTCATGCCGAGACCAGCATCGCGGAGCTCTTCGCTTCCCTTCAGTCCCGCGCCTTTCGAGGGGAGTTGTGA
- a CDS encoding ATP-dependent nuclease, whose product MHISALRISNFRNFQNLVIDPFPRNAIVVGENGAGKSNLLAALQLVLDPTLPRNTRRLRETDVCAATLASTPLVDVEVRVEVELQGFEDSTGAMSQFDGWIVSKSPLTARVTYVWRIEDGPDKADDDATEATAHDFVWRIFGGSDEARDASRIVDELPLTVVPALRDAARDLASWRTSPLAAIVEMRPPSRTVIDTALATIGEATDKIAADTALLATGTSLKTRLDDMSGKHLSIEPTMGVAASRGEQLVRSLRLFIDGSRSRDVSDTSTGGANVVYLALLLERLALRTEDDAQLDFVLGVEEPEAHLHPTLQRKLFGFLLRAYTKLVLTTHSPNIAAVADLASLVLLRSDQSTGVTAARTIPTADLTPEELADLDRYLDTSRADFLFAKAVVLVEGIADVYIVRSLAERLGFDLDAWGVVVASVQGTDFGPYRKLLGPGGFDIPHLVMTDGDQDVKVALSGLVRAARLIGGVDGTALEAKVVAFRGGDTTIDPEALYSEAASAGIYVGHHTLEVDMCPLLGTELATAISFLLSPDATTDPAQRVNDLLSSNTPENRHSLLLAVDNVSKGRLGQRVANEILALHESHPVVLLSGKDLSSNPLRYMIDAISAAAAMVGAPVVIPTEAS is encoded by the coding sequence TTGCACATCAGTGCGCTCCGTATATCGAACTTCCGGAACTTTCAGAACCTCGTGATCGATCCGTTTCCGCGAAACGCAATCGTTGTTGGTGAAAACGGCGCCGGCAAGAGCAACCTGCTCGCGGCACTCCAGCTCGTTCTTGATCCGACGCTTCCCCGGAACACGCGCCGGCTGAGAGAGACGGATGTCTGCGCGGCCACACTCGCGTCAACACCGCTTGTCGACGTCGAAGTTCGAGTCGAGGTCGAGCTTCAAGGTTTTGAGGACTCGACAGGCGCGATGAGTCAGTTCGACGGCTGGATCGTATCCAAAAGCCCCTTGACCGCCCGTGTCACATACGTGTGGCGCATCGAGGACGGCCCCGATAAGGCTGACGACGATGCGACTGAAGCAACCGCGCACGACTTCGTTTGGCGAATCTTCGGCGGGTCGGACGAGGCGCGGGATGCAAGCCGGATCGTCGACGAGCTGCCCTTGACCGTTGTTCCGGCGCTCCGAGACGCTGCCCGAGATCTCGCAAGCTGGCGCACGAGCCCGCTCGCCGCCATCGTTGAAATGCGCCCACCGTCTCGGACAGTCATCGACACAGCGCTTGCCACAATCGGTGAGGCGACGGACAAGATCGCAGCCGACACGGCGCTGCTGGCCACTGGGACCAGTCTCAAGACTCGCCTCGACGATATGAGCGGCAAGCACCTCAGTATCGAACCCACTATGGGCGTCGCAGCGAGCCGAGGTGAACAACTAGTCCGAAGTCTCCGACTCTTCATCGACGGCTCGCGGAGCAGGGACGTTAGCGACACAAGCACCGGTGGTGCCAACGTCGTGTACCTAGCACTTCTGCTCGAACGGCTGGCACTCCGAACGGAGGATGACGCACAACTCGACTTCGTCCTTGGGGTCGAAGAGCCAGAGGCACATCTCCATCCCACCCTTCAACGGAAGCTCTTTGGTTTCCTGCTACGGGCCTACACGAAACTAGTGCTCACTACGCACAGTCCGAACATCGCCGCAGTTGCGGACCTAGCGTCCCTCGTCCTACTTCGATCGGACCAGTCCACGGGAGTCACAGCGGCGCGGACCATCCCGACCGCTGATCTCACTCCAGAGGAACTGGCGGACCTCGATCGGTATCTCGACACCAGTCGAGCTGATTTCTTGTTCGCGAAGGCAGTCGTCCTGGTCGAGGGAATCGCCGACGTCTACATCGTGCGCAGCCTGGCAGAACGTCTCGGGTTCGACCTCGACGCTTGGGGGGTTGTCGTCGCCAGCGTTCAGGGAACCGACTTTGGGCCGTACCGGAAACTCCTGGGGCCGGGGGGATTCGACATCCCGCACCTAGTGATGACTGACGGCGACCAAGACGTGAAGGTGGCGCTGAGTGGTCTGGTGCGAGCTGCCCGGCTGATCGGAGGCGTCGATGGCACGGCCCTTGAGGCGAAGGTTGTTGCGTTTCGAGGCGGTGACACGACGATTGACCCCGAGGCCCTCTACTCCGAGGCTGCGAGTGCCGGGATCTACGTGGGCCACCACACCCTTGAAGTAGATATGTGTCCGCTCTTGGGCACCGAGCTCGCGACTGCCATCTCCTTCCTCCTCAGTCCAGATGCCACGACGGATCCGGCTCAGCGAGTCAACGACCTCCTGAGCAGCAACACGCCGGAGAACCGCCATTCGCTACTCCTGGCAGTCGACAACGTGAGCAAGGGACGTCTCGGGCAGCGGGTCGCCAACGAGATCCTCGCCCTGCACGAGAGTCACCCGGTCGTGCTGTTGTCTGGCAAGGACCTTTCTAGCAATCCGTTGCGCTACATGATTGACGCGATCAGCGCGGCTGCCGCGATGGTTGGGGCGCCAGTGGTCATTCCGACGGAAGCCAGCTGA
- a CDS encoding transporter substrate-binding domain-containing protein, which yields MRLVDITNDLAPSGTLRASINLGNPVLAQGTHDAPAGVTVDIARELGSRLGIPVELICFDAARDSFEAMAAGRADICFLAVDPAREETVAFTAPYALIEGVFAVPDDSPLTSAADVDRPGVRVGVKKGSAYDLFLTRTLAHAEVVRGSEGTATFAEQQLEVAAGIRQPVVDFVATHPGTRLLEPCFMEIQQAVGTTRTRSPQAVGFLHTFVEDLKVTGFIAEALVRSGRHDATVAPPAA from the coding sequence ATGCGGCTCGTGGACATCACCAACGATCTAGCACCGTCCGGCACCCTGCGTGCGTCGATCAACCTCGGCAACCCCGTGCTCGCCCAGGGCACACACGACGCTCCCGCCGGCGTCACGGTCGACATCGCCCGTGAGCTCGGCTCCCGGCTCGGGATCCCGGTCGAGCTGATCTGTTTCGACGCCGCGCGCGACTCGTTCGAGGCGATGGCCGCTGGTCGGGCCGACATCTGCTTCCTCGCCGTCGATCCTGCCCGCGAGGAGACAGTCGCCTTCACCGCGCCGTACGCCCTCATCGAGGGGGTCTTCGCGGTCCCCGACGACTCGCCTCTCACCTCTGCCGCCGACGTGGACCGCCCGGGCGTCCGGGTCGGGGTCAAGAAGGGGTCGGCCTACGACCTGTTCCTCACCCGCACCCTGGCTCACGCAGAGGTGGTGCGTGGCAGCGAGGGCACCGCGACGTTCGCCGAGCAGCAACTGGAGGTCGCCGCGGGCATCAGGCAGCCGGTCGTCGACTTCGTCGCCACCCATCCAGGGACTCGGCTGCTCGAGCCGTGCTTCATGGAGATCCAGCAGGCCGTGGGCACCACGCGGACCCGGAGCCCCCAGGCGGTCGGATTCCTGCATACCTTCGTCGAGGACCTGAAAGTCACCGGCTTCATCGCCGAGGCGCTCGTCCGATCAGGTAGGCACGACGCGACAGTCGCCCCGCCCGCCGCGTGA
- a CDS encoding type I restriction-modification system subunit M, with the protein MITGDLKSKIDNIWNAFWSGGIANPLEVIEQITYLLFIRRLDDLQILAEKKANRTGRPIENPLFQPGQADLRWSKFKDLEPGVMHQVVGEGVFPFLRKLGGDGSTYSAHMKDARYTIPTPALLSKVVDLLDEIPMNDRDTSGDLYEYMLSKIASAGQNGQFRTPRHIIDLMVAMTAPQPSDEICDPAAGTSGFLVSAARHVREHYPSVMTDAAQRQHFHQSMFHGYDFDSTMLRIGSMNMLLHGVEQPDIRYRDSLSEGASGEEGTYSLILANPPFAGSLDYESTSKDLQRVVKTKKTELLFLALFLRLLSAGGRAAVIVPDGVLFGSSTAHKALRKTLVEDQKLGAVVKLPSGVFRPYAGVSTAILFFTKTNSGGTDHVWFYDVRADGFSLDDRRNPIDSSDLPDVLARWQHLVAEKDRARTEQSFLVPKADIVAQGYDLSLNRYKEIVHDELEHRAPLEIIGDIELLEDEIAKGLAELKAMLS; encoded by the coding sequence GTGATCACCGGGGACCTCAAGAGCAAGATCGACAACATCTGGAACGCGTTCTGGTCCGGCGGCATCGCGAACCCCCTCGAGGTGATCGAGCAGATCACCTACCTCCTGTTCATCCGTCGCCTCGACGACCTCCAGATACTGGCCGAGAAGAAGGCCAACCGGACCGGCCGGCCGATCGAGAACCCGCTCTTCCAGCCCGGTCAGGCTGACCTCCGGTGGTCGAAGTTCAAGGATCTCGAGCCGGGGGTCATGCACCAGGTGGTGGGCGAAGGCGTCTTCCCGTTCCTGCGCAAGCTCGGCGGTGACGGGTCGACCTACTCCGCCCACATGAAGGACGCCCGCTACACCATCCCGACACCGGCCCTGCTGTCGAAGGTCGTCGACCTGCTCGACGAGATCCCGATGAACGACCGCGACACCAGCGGTGACCTGTACGAGTACATGCTCAGCAAGATCGCGTCGGCCGGACAGAACGGACAGTTCCGGACGCCGCGCCACATCATCGACCTCATGGTCGCGATGACCGCGCCACAACCCTCCGACGAGATCTGCGATCCAGCCGCGGGCACGTCGGGGTTTTTGGTCTCGGCGGCTCGGCACGTCCGCGAGCACTACCCGTCCGTGATGACTGACGCCGCCCAGCGTCAGCACTTCCACCAGAGCATGTTCCACGGCTACGACTTCGACTCCACCATGCTCCGCATCGGCAGCATGAACATGCTGCTTCACGGCGTCGAGCAGCCCGACATCCGCTACCGCGACTCCCTTTCCGAGGGCGCGTCAGGTGAGGAAGGGACGTACTCACTGATCCTGGCGAACCCGCCCTTCGCCGGCAGCCTTGACTACGAGTCGACCTCCAAGGACCTGCAGCGGGTCGTCAAGACGAAGAAGACGGAGCTCCTGTTCCTCGCGCTCTTCCTCCGGCTGCTCAGCGCGGGAGGTCGGGCTGCCGTCATCGTTCCGGATGGCGTGCTCTTCGGGTCCTCGACGGCGCACAAGGCGCTTCGCAAGACCCTGGTCGAGGACCAGAAGCTTGGCGCCGTCGTCAAGCTCCCCTCCGGCGTATTCCGTCCGTACGCCGGGGTGTCCACCGCGATCTTGTTCTTCACCAAGACCAACTCCGGTGGCACCGACCACGTCTGGTTCTACGACGTCCGCGCCGACGGCTTCTCGTTGGATGACAGGCGCAACCCCATCGATTCCAGCGACCTCCCCGACGTACTAGCCCGCTGGCAGCACCTCGTCGCCGAGAAGGACCGTGCGCGCACCGAGCAGTCCTTCCTTGTCCCCAAGGCAGACATCGTCGCCCAGGGCTACGACCTGTCGCTGAACCGCTACAAGGAGATCGTCCACGACGAGCTCGAGCACCGTGCGCCGTTGGAGATCATCGGCGACATCGAACTTCTCGAGGACGAGATCGCCAAGGGCCTCGCCGAACTGAAGGCGATGCTCTCGTGA